One stretch of Candidatus Angelobacter sp. DNA includes these proteins:
- a CDS encoding zinc-dependent metalloprotease encodes VKYELSSLKQTGYKPRIADDRVGYFLNVQEDFTSDHPSSPYVRYIHRWNLEKADPAAKLSPPKQPIVFWLENSIPVEYRDWMKEGALLWNKAFEKVGFKDAVVVKQMPDDADWDPADTRYNTIRWFAGVDASFAIGPSRANPFTGQIYDADIGFSEGIIRSVRRSGEEFVAPVFPPSQQPQVHLPGWWNHNGGGYCDYADGLAQQAAFGLNVLETRGALSPEVEKKLMRQFIVEVTAHEVGHTLGLRHNFRGSTILPPNELNDVSKTESIGQSASVMDYNPIIIATKDEKQGDFVPVTLGPYDYWAIEYAYKPIEGDEHAELARIASRDADPMLPYATDEDALGTYSPSAIDPLDNQFDASSDPLAFFRKRFEIVRELWSSMETRLARPGEGYQVLRRSFARGLNEYYRGLLTSSKFIGGVYHHRDHVGDPNGRLPYEPVPAEKQREALDLLRNFAFKEDNFQLPPSLLNKLAIERLPALGGIDGLSGTTRIDYPWHDSVLNLQRAVLNRLFNAVTLARIQDNALRFAPNAKPFNMDDLFDGLDSAVWSELDDGAVKISSLRRNLQREHLKQLIRLALRPGQSTVPEDATTLARASLNKIQTKIHDVLNAAKVTDPVSNAHLQETDDRIATALQAQMQKPVE; translated from the coding sequence TTGTGAAGTATGAATTATCGTCACTGAAGCAGACGGGCTATAAACCTCGCATCGCCGATGATCGGGTGGGTTACTTTCTGAATGTGCAGGAGGATTTCACGTCCGATCATCCCAGTTCGCCGTATGTCCGCTACATTCACCGCTGGAATCTGGAGAAAGCCGACCCGGCGGCAAAACTGTCTCCTCCAAAACAACCCATCGTTTTCTGGCTCGAGAACAGCATCCCCGTCGAATACCGCGACTGGATGAAGGAAGGCGCGCTGCTTTGGAACAAGGCGTTTGAAAAAGTCGGGTTCAAGGATGCCGTCGTCGTGAAGCAAATGCCGGATGACGCCGACTGGGACCCGGCTGACACGCGTTACAACACGATTCGCTGGTTTGCCGGCGTGGACGCGTCGTTCGCCATCGGCCCGTCGCGCGCGAATCCGTTCACGGGCCAGATCTACGACGCCGACATCGGGTTCAGCGAGGGGATCATTCGCTCCGTCCGGCGGTCGGGAGAAGAATTTGTTGCGCCGGTGTTCCCGCCCTCCCAGCAACCACAGGTTCATCTGCCCGGCTGGTGGAACCACAACGGGGGCGGCTATTGTGATTACGCGGATGGTCTGGCGCAACAAGCCGCCTTTGGCCTCAACGTCCTCGAGACCCGCGGCGCGCTCTCGCCCGAGGTTGAAAAGAAGCTGATGCGGCAGTTCATCGTCGAGGTCACGGCCCACGAGGTCGGCCACACGCTGGGACTCCGCCACAATTTCCGGGGCAGCACCATTCTACCGCCGAACGAACTGAACGATGTTTCCAAAACCGAAAGCATCGGTCAGTCCGCTTCGGTCATGGACTACAATCCCATCATCATCGCCACGAAGGATGAAAAGCAGGGCGACTTTGTTCCCGTCACGCTCGGTCCATACGACTACTGGGCCATTGAATATGCCTATAAACCGATCGAGGGCGACGAACACGCGGAACTCGCCAGAATCGCCTCCCGCGATGCAGACCCCATGCTTCCCTATGCCACCGATGAGGACGCCCTCGGGACTTATTCACCCAGCGCCATCGACCCGCTCGACAATCAATTCGACGCATCGTCCGATCCTCTGGCATTTTTCCGGAAACGATTTGAAATCGTTCGCGAACTCTGGTCTTCCATGGAAACCAGGCTTGCCAGGCCGGGCGAGGGATATCAGGTGTTGCGCCGCTCGTTCGCCCGCGGGCTAAACGAGTACTATCGCGGGTTGCTGACTTCCTCAAAGTTTATCGGCGGTGTTTATCATCATCGCGACCATGTCGGCGACCCCAACGGACGGTTGCCTTACGAGCCGGTGCCCGCGGAAAAGCAACGCGAGGCGCTGGACCTGCTACGCAACTTTGCGTTCAAAGAGGACAACTTTCAGCTGCCACCGTCGCTGCTGAACAAACTCGCCATCGAACGTCTGCCTGCTCTCGGCGGAATCGACGGGCTGTCCGGCACGACCCGGATTGATTATCCCTGGCATGATTCGGTGCTGAACCTGCAACGCGCGGTATTGAACCGACTTTTTAACGCAGTCACGCTCGCGCGAATTCAGGACAACGCATTGCGGTTTGCTCCAAACGCCAAGCCGTTCAATATGGACGACCTGTTCGACGGGTTGGACAGCGCGGTCTGGTCGGAACTGGATGACGGCGCCGTAAAAATCTCCAGCCTCCGGCGCAACCTCCAGCGCGAACATCTAAAGCAACTCATCCGCCTCGCACTCCGTCCCGGGCAATCAACGGTCCCCGAGGACGCGACGACGCTCGCCCGCGCCAGCCTTAACAAGATACAGACCAAAATTCACGACGTTCTCAATGCGGCCAAGGTCACTGATCCGGTTTCCAACGCGCATTTACAGGAGACGGACGATCGCATCGCCACGGCGTTGCAGGCCCAGATGCAAAAGCCGGTCGAGTGA